One Huiozyma naganishii CBS 8797 chromosome 5, complete genome DNA segment encodes these proteins:
- the ASG1 gene encoding Asg1p (similar to Saccharomyces cerevisiae ASG1 (YIL130W); ancestral locus Anc_2.231), whose protein sequence is MSNQVKSETPELEQAGQQLLPQQLQLQAKRRRVTRACDECRKKKVKCDGQQPCIHCTVYSYECTYNHPTKRTFNSNQQTYGSSNLSSGSLNSASSATATAGATAAFSGSDASLQRHTGGNGTPVHNTFPGGSQHAAVKKYSSKSSKNLQQQLARYQQLFKGMMPDMPDIGSLDVPTFLQIFQHFKGSEPTFLDDSVKEYFLIVGDALSPSQLQSPKMSPPDSTSNSSHLKNVASSTSLADAMEQADTPQSACQMGREIKIMLPPKPVALLFVKNTWEHCCVLLRFYHRPSFIQQLDELYDTDPHNYTSEQIKFLPLCYSTIAVGALFSKAIEVKENTLGYEKENAMDRGTFLQDEGYKYFIAARKLIDITNTRDSNSIQTVLMLFIFLQCSARLSTCYAYIGVAMRSALREGFHRKVGPESDLSPLEIEIRKRLFYTIYKLDVYVNAMLGLPRSISPEDFDQVLPLELSDENITEQAYYPEREDGSLSSTGIANCHTRLIMILDTIMRKLYPIKRPNNVISHETVTNLEKLLRDWTNTLPAELKPNGKSMPPRYERANKLLHLSFLHVQIILYRPFIHFLSRNFATPVPDRLSIQRARNSITVSRTVVRMAQEMVNKNLISGSYWYACYTIFYSVAGLLFYIHEADLKDKESAREYYEILKDAETGRDILVQLKDTSMAANRTYNILNNLFDKLNSKTYKLTSLHVSPIQKKSQLADTYSAAQSDASGASSYNIEKFVTETPSLAAPDDLQSLKGRYDGIDSVTELNDNESSIGDSKEKSPEMGMENDLFLKTEATEMNPMFGFNADRNEQYLAPSINSPSFDLMRQTGNQMTPTNDNNATNSFDPAKFADGNQNSETKVKREQFDDDVGILDVFDQLDAQLFGRYVQNGASQPNQQPQVRE, encoded by the coding sequence ATGTCGAATCAGGTTAAGTCTGAAACTCCGGAGTTGGAACAGGCAGGACAGCAATTGCTCCCAcaacagttgcaactgcAGGCTAAGAGACGTAGGGTCACGCGAGCGTGTGACGAGTGcaggaagaaaaaagttaAATGTGACGGGCAGCAGCCGTGTATACACTGCACTGTGTACTCGTACGAGTGTACGTACAATCACCCTACAAAGAGGACGTTTAACAGCAACCAGCAGACGTACGGTAGTAGTAATTTGAGCTCTGGTAGTCTCAACAGTGCATCTTCCGCAACGGCAACTGCAGGTGCAACGGCCGCGTTCAGTGGAAGCGATGCCAGTCTGCAGAGGCATACGGGCGGGAACGGCACCCCAGTTCATAACACTTTCCCTGGAGGTTCGCAACACGCCGCAGTGAAGAAATACAGCTCAAAGTCATCGAAGAatttgcaacagcagttggCCAGGTACcaacaactgttcaagGGAATGATGCCTGACATGCCTGACATTGGGTCCCTTGATGTCCCGACTTTCCTACAGATATTCCAACACTTCAAGGGCTCAGAGCCCACATTCCTCGACGATTCCGTCAAAGAATATTTCCTAATCGTTGGAGACGCATTATCGCCGTCGCAATTGCAATCGCCTAAAATGTCACCACCAGACAGTACGTCGAACAGCTCACACCTAAAGAACGTTGCAAGCAGCACATCACTGGCGGATGCTATGGAACAGGCAGATACCCCGCAGTCCGCGTGCCAAATGGGGAGAGAAATTAAGATCATGTTACCACCAAAGCCAGTCGCCTTATTGTTTGTGAAAAACACCTGGGAACATTGCTGCGTCTTGTTAAGATTTTACCATAGACCCTCGTTTATCCAACAGTTGGATGAACTGTACGACACTGATCCGCACAATTACACGTCAGAGCAGATCAAGTTTTTACCACTGTGCTACTCTACAATAGCCGTAGGTGCTCTTTTCTCAAAAGCTATCGAAGTCAAGGAAAATACACTCGGGTATGAAAAGGAGAATGCAATGGACAGGGGCACTTTCCTGCAAGACGAGGGGTATAAGTACTTCATTGCCGCACGGAAACTGATCGATATCACCAACACGAGGGACAGCAACTCGATCCAAACCGTGCTGATGTTGTTCATCTTTTTGCAATGCTCTGCACGGTTATCCACCTGTTACGCATACATCGGTGTCGCTATGAGAAGTGCGCTTAGAGAAGGGTTTCACAGGAAAGTGGGGCCCGAGTCCGACTTGTCCCCGCTCGAGATCGAAATAAGGAAAAGACTGTTCTACACCATTTACAAACTGGACGTATACGTCAACGCCATGCTGGGACTACCAAGATCTATATCACCGGAGGACTTCGACCAAGTTTTGCCCTTGGAACTTTCAGACGAGAATATCACAGAACAGGCCTACTATCCAGAAAGAGAAGATGGTAGCTTGTCGAGTACCGGTATCGCCAACTGTCACACGAGACTGATCATGATCTTGGATACCATAATGAGGAAGCTATATCCGATCAAGCGACCCAATAACGTCATCTCCCATGAGACGGTGACCAACTTAGAAAAATTGTTAAGAGACTGGACAAATACCCTCCCCGCGGAGCTCAAACCAAACGGGAAATCAATGCCTCCAAGGTACGAACGTGCAAATAAACTACTGCATCTGTCCTTTTTACACGTGCAGATCATTCTTTATAGACCATTCATCCACTTTTTGTCACGTAACTTCGCTACACCGGTACCAGACCGATTATCCATTCAGCGCGCCAGGAACTCCATTACCGTCTCGAGGACTGTCGTTAGGATGGCACAAGAGATGGTTAACAAGAACCTGATTTCGGGCTCCTACTGGTATGCCTGCTATACAATCTTCTACTCCGTTGCTGGACTACTGTTCTACATCCACGAGGCCgacttgaaggacaaaGAGAGTGCACGAGAATACTACGAGATCCTGAAAGATGCAGAAACAGGGAGAGACATTCTGGTGCAACTGAAAGATACGAGTATGGCTGCAAACAGAACTTATAACATTCTCAACAATCTGTTTGATAAATTGAACTCCAAGACTTACAAACTGACAAGTCTTCATGTATCCCCCATTCAAAAGAAATCTCAATTGGCAGATACATACAGTGCAGCCCAATCCGATGCCAGTGGGGCATCCAGTTATAACATTGAGAAATTTGTCACAGAAACTCCAAGTCTGGCTGCACCCGATGACCTTCAATCCTTAAAAGGCAGGTATGATGGAATAGACTCAGTGACAGAGCTCAACGACAACGAATCTTCCATTGGTGATagcaaagaaaaatctCCAGAGATGGGTATGGAGAATgacttgttcttgaagacaGAAGCCACCGAAATGAACCCGATGTTTGGCTTCAACGCTGACCGTAACGAACAGTACCTCGCACCAAGCATAAATTCACCGTCGTTCGACCTTATGAGACAAACTGGTAATCAAATGACCCCTACGAATGACAATAATGCAACGAACAGCTTCGATCCCGCAAAGTTCGCAGACGGTAACCAAAACTCCGAGACAAAAGTCAAAAGAGAACAGTTCGATGATGATGTGGGCATTCTTGACGTCTTTGACCAACTAGATGCCCAGTTGTTTGGGAGGTATGTGCAGAACGGTGCCAGCCAACCCAATCAGCAACCGCAGGTCAGGGAATAA
- the TAO3 gene encoding Tao3p (similar to Saccharomyces cerevisiae TAO3 (YIL129C); ancestral locus Anc_2.232), with amino-acid sequence MNTGFTFPPSKTSQDSDESQRNEPQAKTINIEIPPTGNGVSTTYAVEGSVGSTANDSILPNTDRGVNSPSMPFVMNQRQQPLHISTGIGFSPPLNRIPIEQSYPVIDIPPPIMYQSQNNNQPLGIEIPPPHSIRIQTAPPITPVSVKQMNIIAKENTSSSSNTASENSPSANSNTGVKEEYVSNLRQKLATDWKSPSEYALHILFTKFLRQAENKLNICLEQPLTTEPPIIDIIGEGVDESFDKIIESLGHIARKKPKPVIDAMMFWRKTKSEAANLAAEELQALIKDQEMLVAKAPLKSRGSTSNLKHKASGSNGSSTIFPQRSVSSKSTMGRSVSNGTARFIELQNIIEKKKLDTLKADRKSLTSIYILCRVLIEIVKQAPEHGDDDISDKLEEIVFTQLKITDPMSISSSIIKSSNWNSFAELLGCMSEKKLVSVSDRFIVELEKIPAHLPQHLEPNVHLLILGMRYLHLTNYPLEKFEESADFMRSVAKFFLRSENVLVRLAYAEVTNQLLLPLAGSLSAEVNHPIWIEAMESLLKSAKRLQSDSKYWASGFKLTVSILCASPPALFTELWIDLLVSHGSKVKTKNLDDRIIFALGISRLVWVYLYRSPETLNNTVRTLTKLLQLYLGTKKKEYWVTSDFGLINPLSDALVSIGYAHPSFLMETAMLPLIRQSFNGESLDITSHDKLILAINTYRRLLMTTERPEFPENNSRFYEMNLNKIAIKPNDTLFSEHEEVCLHIYKLFLLLDSSIGSEVWSPENQHQKQPSTPFGSFSFGFSNDNDNTVQKNNLNTILFASVLETIPCCLSITSRIPYKSTIEILTRNAVHANQLISTSSQHALRGLAAKKNPYTFITWFAKYSFDFDEKTQSSYNTSYLSSNEYNRLLLLYIDLLECWLEEFQSSKTEETKKGMGLDGIELLPLAEEAEEVSETEKLEWKNVVTVIEEVEGNGLFFLCSQDPNVRKLAIKILQIISKFDKAMTEKTDKMHTGHSRSSSLYFADRGNRLIDFLSDVNIVSLITSQKMSLSAAEKNRLIKLTSKYSRGLVLKLAESTYGVDAALWQRVYPKLLQTIFQSSPVTMALCRSIVCIRLVQVHEVILRISADADYKPANTSSEKILTQWKLYLIAACTSLTSTSDQKLHIPTPKMQHGRKKSQQIFTVQHQKIKSAKSIFKMVLPLLNAKYAMIREAVISGLSSMNVNIYKSYIESADSFLVSWKEQSSTNQIRVEMFHILTILSKFLKEPQIVQDTWILQRLSDFLKHAKLFLELNSIQKSYDYQPLRSYFAELLLKYYSSIRETDRENDLFPFQARASCFNYLKEWCGYGEFSHISEERYRSMILRAENTRDKTSISAGIEFQKTRLELIVLEAMVVMCSEPITQVIEDESDSPIFISFDIAGLLTWIEALFCSEKEIVRKLGLRALENLLEKNNRNVQLFKDVAVQCISPHAQPYVAVLYYTTLCKAVLSLDDLILEEVELVSLGLYGLVSDKEETRTYAVDLLSIVETKLHNSSYTKVFKERLANSSKSVYKSTAIEISSIFVELLSQDLCLRVFSSLVRILDLFPFEIKRDLLILMVPWVNKFTLKTIDDLDTYMVLNNLFYVTINLNDRLPNEVEKLWISLGKGNSFQNIHVSLEYIIQTSINHRNPNFVERSRDVMLYLANIPGGIGLIDTLLDNLEPKAMIPSSKMQVMEPLDKAGKYSFVANIWERLNYSGKNIIFSKAQLSIIFLVNVLPEVNESIIAKIPTILHIAVCLLDHYVPLIQESASKIICNLIFGLAPTHEKSEETVELVRNKSQLWSYDNLVKDKKGARSPKAMDFLIRNIISIFSENQTLQNDWQRIAMRWATTCPVRHIACRSFQVFRSLLTFLDQVMLRDMLHRLSNTIADDNVDIQGFAMQILMTLNAIMAELDATDLISFPQLFWSLVACLSSVHEQEFIEVLSCVTKFISKIDLDSSDTVQCLVATFPSNWEGRFDGLQQIAMIGLRSAISFDITLKLLDKLNLLKNSRIIADPESRLLFALISNLPRFLHALTIKDFVSIHRATSALTMLAEENNEPALARLVDSLAKDKFRSQKDFLSQITSFIARKYFPKYSAQTLVFLSGLLLNKIRWVKESTMEILKHIFPLVDLTRPEFIGVGADLISPLLRLLLTDLEAQALEVLDYAPDVSGSKMDKDVLRISMGNKDVKSSNTTTTTLFGIPEDSGWSIPMPTMTAATTRHNVHAVFMSCTNSAAVEGAAQEPSNMDDIVEFHADGDYALNKMETADSIPEEKDGSLSHMWAELDNLDSFFTKNTSSAMMDPKSSSAIPHGRSDSTDTTNTTHTSALESAPQLYDNKVSVILNKSLSRTPSNMSFKKYLADSFASTLGHEGPSTDTGFQRNSVLNGALFNSREFNNQLNVSPISGLSGQGIYGNENRKSLKSAGKQGRYQKHHYLPRF; translated from the coding sequence ATGAACACTGGATTCACATTCCCGCCGAGCAAGACATCGCAGGACAGCGATGAATCTCAAAGAAATGAACCTCAAGCGAAAACTATAAATATTGAGATCCCCCCAACTGGAAACGGCGTCAGTACTACTTATGCCGTGGAAGGCAGTGTGGGATCAACTGCGAACGATTCTATTTTACCAAACACGGATAGGGGAGTGAATTCACCATCGATGCCCTTCGTGATGAATCAACGACAGCAACCATTGCATATTTCTACGGGCATTGGGTTCTCGCCACCTCTGAATCGGATTCCAATAGAACAATCCTATCCGGTGATAGATATACCGCCTCCTATAATGTATCAGAGCCAGAATAACAACCAACCTCTAGGCATCGAAATCCCTCCCCCCCATAGCATACGCATCCAAACGGCACCACCAATAACCCCAGTATCGGTCAAGCAGATGAATATCATTGCAAAGGAGAACACATCTTCCAGCAGCAATACAGCATCAGAAAATAGCCCCAGCGCTAACTCGAATACTGGGGTCAAAGAGGAATATGTCAGTAATTTAAGGCAGAAATTGGCTACGGATTGGAAGAGTCCCTCAGAGTACGCCCTGCATATTTTGTTTACAAAATTCCTCCGTCAAGCAGAGAATAAACTGAATATCTGTCTAGAACAGCCTTTAACCACAGAGCCACCGATTATTGACATTATAGGAGAGGGAGTGGACGAATCGTTTGACAAAATCATCGAATCTCTCGGGCACATTGCACGGAAGAAACCAAAACCTGTCATCGATGCGATGATGTTTTGGAGGAAAACCAAGTCAGAAGCTGCTAATCTTGCTGCTGAAGAGCTACAAGCGCTCATTAAGGATCAAGAAATGTTGGTAGCAAAAGCACCTTTGAAAAGTCGAGGGTCCACAAGCAATCTAAAACATAAAGCCTCAGGCAGTAATGGGAGTAGTACTATATTTCCCCAGAGATCTGTGTCCTCCAAATCTACCATGGGAAGAAGTGTCTCGAACGGGACTGCCCGATTTATTGAACTACAGAAcattattgaaaagaaaaaattggatACTTTGAAAGCTGATAGAAAGTCATTAACCAGTATCTATATTCTTTGCCGTGTCTTGATAGAAATTGTAAAACAGGCACCAGAACATGGAGATGACGATATAAGCGAcaaactggaagaaattgttTTCACACAACTGAAGATAACTGACCCAATGTCCATATCTTCCAGCATCATAAAATCCTCGAATTGGAACTCGTTTGCAGAATTGTTAGGCTGTATGTCCGAAAAGAAACTCGTTTCGGTTAGCGACCGATTCATAGTAGAACTGGAAAAGATACCGGCACATCTTCCGCAACACTTAGAGCCAAACGTTCACTTGTTAATTCTAGGGATGAGGTACCTACACCTTACGAACTATCCACTTGAGAAGTTTGAAGAGAGCGCTGACTTCATGAGAAGTGTGGCAAAGTTCTTTTTAAGGTCGGAAAACGTATTGGTGAGGTTAGCTTACGCAGAAGTTACAAATCAATTGCTGTTACCGCTTGCTGGTTCTTTGAGCGCGGAGGTTAACCATCCGATCTGGATTGAAGCCATGGAAAGCCTGTTGAAATCAGCAAAAAGGTTGCAGTCCGATTCGAAATACTGGGCTAGCGGATTTAAACTAACTGTTTCCATTCTTTGTGCTTCTCCTCCTGCCCTGTTTACAGAGCTTTGGATTGATTTACTGGTCAGTCACGGAAGTAAAGTGAAGACCAAAAATTTAGATGATAGAATCATTTTTGCATTGGGTATTTCAAGACTAGTTTGGGTATACCTGTACAGATCCCCAGAAACGCTTAACAATACCGTCAGAACGCTCACGAAACTATTGCAGCTGTATTTAGGAACTaagaaaaaagagtatTGGGTGACCAGTGATTTCGGATTGATAAACCCTCTCTCGGATGCGTTGGTTTCTATTGGATATGCCCACCCAAGCTTCCTGATGGAAACAGCAATGTTGCCCTTAATCCGGCAATCATTTAATGGAGAGAGTCTTGATATCACAAGCCATGACAAGCTGATCTTAGCAATAAATACCTATAGAAGGCTGCTGATGACTACTGAAAGACCCGAGTTCCCTGAAAATAACAGCAGGTTTTACGAGAtgaatttgaacaaaatcgCCATTAAGCCAAACGACACGCTGTTTTCAGAACACGAAGAAGTTTGTCTTCACATTTACAAATTGTTTCTGTTATTGGATTCGAGCATTGGTTCAGAAGTCTGGTCCCCTGAAAATCAACACCAAAAACAACCTTCCACACCTTTCGGCTCATTTTCATTCGGGTTTTCCAACGATAATGATAATACAGTACAGAAGAATAATCTGAATACAATTCTGTTTGCCAGTGTGCTGGAAACAATACCATGCTGTTTGTCAATCACCAGTAGAATCCCATATAAATCTACtattgaaattttgacaAGAAACGCAGTGCATGCTAACCAACTGATCTCAACAAGCTCACAACACGCATTGAGAGGTTTGGCAGCCAAGAAGAATCCTTACACATTCATTACATGGTTTGCGAAGTACTCGTTTGACTTCGATGAAAAAACGCAATCCAGCTATAACACATCATACCTTTCGTCAAATGAGTACAATAGGCTATTATTGCTCTATATCGATCTTTTAGAGTGCTGGTTGGAAGAATTtcaatcttcaaaaacagaGGAAACAAAGAAAGGCATGGGCCTGGACGGTATTGAATTGCTGCCGTTAGCTGAAGAAGCAGAGGAAGTTAGCGAAACTGAAAAACTCGAGTGGAAAAATGTTGTGACTGTTATCGAAGAGGTAGAAGGCAAtggtttgttttttctgtGCTCCCAAGATCCGAATGTCCGTAAACTAGCTATAAAAATCCTGCAAATCATTTCCAAGTTTGACAAAGCCATGACCGAAAAAACCGACAAAATGCATACTGGGCATTCACGTTCTTCATCCCTTTATTTTGCTGATCGCGGGAACAGGTTAATTGATTTCTTAAGTGATGTAAACATCGTCTCTTTGATTACCTCGCAAAAAATGTCCTTAAGTGCGGCAGAAAAGAATCGGTTGATAAAGCTAACTTCAAAGTACTCGCGAGGGTtagttttgaaattggcGGAAAGCACGTATGGCGTTGATGCAGCATTATGGCAGCGAGTATATCCAAAACTTTTACAAACAATCTTTCAGTCCTCCCCAGTGACCATGGCATTATGCCGTTCCATAGTATGCATTCGGTTAGTCCAAGTACATGAGGTTATTTTGAGAATATCCGCTGATGCTGATTATAAACCGGCAAACACTTCATCCGAGAAAATTTTAACCCAATGGAAGTTATACTTGATAGCGGCTTGCACATCGTTAACGTCGACCAGCGACCAAAAGCTGCACATTCCTACTCCGAAAATGCAACATGGTAGGAAAAAAAGTCAACAAATATTTACGGTTCAACACCAGAAGATTAAATCCGCGAAGTCAATCTTTAAGATGGTTCTTCCCTTATTGAATGCAAAATACGCTATGATAAGAGAAGCAGTCATATCCGGTCTGAGTTCTATGAACGTTAACATTTACAAGTCGTACATCGAAAGCGCAGACAGCTTTTTAGTTAGCTGGAAAGAACAGAGCTCCACTAATCAGATAAGAGTCGAAATGTTTCATATTTTGACAATTTTGTCCAAATTTTTAAAGGAACCCCAAATTGTTCAAGATACCTGGATTTTGCAGAGACTCtctgattttttgaaacatgcaaaactttttttAGAGCTCAATTCGATCCAAAAGTCATACGATTACCAGCCGCTGAGGAGTTACTTTGCCGAACTACTCCTGAAATACTACTCTTCAATTCGTGAGACCGACCGGGAAAATGATCTTTTCCCCTTCCAAGCTCGAGCATCCTGTTTCAACTATCTGAAGGAATGGTGTGGCTATGGTGAGTTTTCACATATATCCGAGGAAAGGTATCGATCGATGATACTGCGAGCTGAGAACACGAGGGATAAAACTTCAATCTCTGCTGGGATAGAGTTTCAGAAAACGAGACTGGAGTTGATCGTGCTCGAAGCGATGGTTGTGATGTGCTCCGAACCTATAACCCAAGTTATAGAAGATGAGTCAGACTCTCCCATATTTATATCGTTTGACATCGCAGGACTTTTGACGTGGATAGAGGCCCTATTCTGCTCGGAAAAAGAGATTGTGCGAAAATTGGGCTTAAGGGCTCTAGAAAACCTCCTTGAAAAGAATAATCGTAATGTGCAACTCTTCAAggatgttgctgttcagTGTATTTCCCCTCACGCACAACCATACGTCGCTGTATTGTACTACACTACTCTCTGTAAAGCAGTTTTGAGCTTAGACGATTTGATTCTAGAGGAGGTTGAGCTTGTATCCCTAGGACTTTATGGGTTGGTCTCCGATAAAGAGGAAACCAGAACGTATGCGGTAGATCTGTTGTCGATCGTGGAGACCAAATTGCACAACTCTTCGTACACCAAGGTTTTCAAGGAGAGACTGGCGAACTCATCAAAGTCAGTTTACAAATCTACGGCGATCGAAATTTCAAGTATATTCGTTGAATTGCTATCCCAAGATTTATGTTTACGAGTTTTCTCCAGTTTGGTCCGGATCCTAGATCTATTTCCTTTTGAAATCAAGAGAGACTTGCTCATTTTGATGGTACCATGGGTAAATAAGTTTACCTTGAAGACAATAGATGACCTGGACACGTATATGGTTCTGAACAACTTGTTTTATGTTACTATCAATTTGAATGATAGGTTGCCCAACGAAGTTGAAAAGCTATGGATATCTTTGGGGAAGGGCAATTCTTTCCAGAATATCCACGTATCTTTAGAATACATCATCCAAACATCGATAAATCACAGAAACCCAAATTTTGTTGAAAGGTCAAGAGATGTAATGTTGTATCTGGCCAATATACCTGGCGGCATAGGTTTGATAGACACTCTATTAGATAACTTGGAACCGAAAGCTATGATACCTAGTTCAAAAATGCAAGTGATGGAACCTTTGGACAAAGCTGGGAAGTACTCTTTTGTGGCCAATATTTGGGAGAGATTGAACTACTCTGGcaaaaatataatattttCGAAGGCCCAGCTTTCAATCATATTTCTGGTTAATGTACTGCCCGAAGTAAATGAATCTATCATTGCCAAAATCCCTACGATTCTTCATATTGCAGTGTGCCTGTTGGACCATTATGTGCCGCTTATCCAAGAAAGCGCATCCAAAATAATCTGCAATCTGATTTTCGGTCTTGCACCCACCCACGAAAAGTCCGAGGAAACAGTTGAGCTAGTAAGAAATAAAAGCCAGTTATGGTCGTATGATAACCTTGTGAAAGACAAAAAGGGGGCCAGGTCGCCCAAAGCAATGGACTTCCTGATAAGGAACATAATCAGTATTTTTTCTGAAAACCAAACCTTGCAAAATGACTGGCAGAGGATCGCAATGAGATGGGCAACAACATGTCCCGTTAGACACATTGCCTGTCGTTCCTTCCAAGTGTTCAGATCATTGCTCACCTTTTTGGACCAAGTCATGCTGAGAGATATGCTACACCGTCTATCTAACACTATTGCCGACGATAATGTAGACATTCAAGGATTTGCCATGCAAATTTTGATGACACTGAACGCAATTATGGCGGAGCTGGACGCCACTGATCTTATTAGTTTCCCTCAGCTGTTCTGGTCACTGGTTGCTTGTCTAAGTAGTGTCCACGAGCAAGAATTCATCGAGGTATTGTCGTGCGTTACGAAAtttatttcaaagattgaCCTAGACTCTTCAGATACCGTCCAGTGTCTAGTAGCAACCTTCCCGTCGAATTGGGAAGGACGATTTGATGGTCTACAGCAAATTGCCATGATTGGACTACGATCAGCAATCTCCTTTGACATAACTTTGAAATTATTGGATAAACTAAACCTGCTCAAGAACAGTCGGATAATTGCCGATCCTGAGTCTCGACTTCTTTTCGCTTTGATATCTAATTTACCGAGGTTTTTGCATGCTCTTACAATCAAGGACTTTGTGTCTATTCATAGAGCAACAAGTGCTTTGACGATGTTAGCAGAGGAAAACAATGAACCGGCCCTTGCTAGGCTTGTTGACTCATTGGCCAAGGATAAATTTAGGTCCCAAAAGGATTTTTTGAGCCAGATCACTAGCTTTATTGCTAGGAAATATTTCCCCAAATACTCCGCTCAGACGCTTGTTTTTCTGTCTGGTCTTCTACTCAACAAAATACGCTGGGTCAAAGAGTCAACCATGGAAATTTTAAAACACATCTTCCCTCTGGTTGACCTTACTCGCCCAGAATTTATTGGAGTTGGTGCCGATCTGATATCCCCGCTCCTTCGATTGTTGCTAACTGATTTAGAAGCACAGGCTCTTGAAGTCTTGGACTACGCTCCTGATGTTTCGGGAAGTAAAATGGACAAGGATGTTTTGAGAATAAGCATGGGCAATAAGGATGTAAAGAGTAGCaatacaacaacaacaacgctATTTGGAATTCCAGAAGACAGTGGGTGGTCTATCCCAATGCCAACTATGACGGCTGCGACAACAAGGCACAACGTTCACGCTGTTTTCATGTCGTGCACAAATAGTGCCGCTGTAGAGGGTGCAGCGCAAGAACCTAGCAATATGGATGACATTGTAGAGTTTCATGCCGATGGGGACTATGCCCTGAACAAGATGGAAACTGCCGACTCAATCCCCGAGGAGAAAGATGGCTCTTTAAGTCACATGTGGGCTGAATTGGACAATCTCGATAGTTTTTTCACAAAGAATACGTCTTCTGCAATGATGGATCCCAAATCGTCGTCCGCCATACCTCACGGGAGATCTGACTCCACTGATACAACGAACACGACGCACACGTCTGCATTGGAGTCTGCACCTCAACTGTATGATAATAAAGTATCGGTAATACTTAACAAAAGTCTGTCAAGAACCCCATCGAACATGTCTTTCAAGAAGTACCTTGCGGATTCGTTTGCATCTACTCTAGGACATGAAGGTCCGTCAACAGATACGGGTTTCCAAAGAAATAGTGTGTTGAATGGTGCGTTATTCAATAGCAGAGAGTTTAATAATCAACTCAATGTTTCGCCAATATCTGGGTTAAGTGGACAAGGAATCTATGGCAACGAAAATAGAAAATCACTGAAAAGTGCAGGGAAGCAGGGGAGATATCAAAAACACCACTATTTGCCGCGGTTTTAG